The Megasphaera elsdenii DSM 20460 genome includes the window GAGGTGAAGCTCATGTATGTCGAAATGAAACACATCGAAAAGAATTACGGCTCCTTCCATGCGTCGCGCGACGTTTCCTTTGGCATCGACAAGGGCAAGCTCGTCGCCCTCCTCGGTCCCAGCGGCAGCGGCAAGACGACGATTCTGCGCATGCTGGCCGGCCTGGAGAATCCCAACAGCGGCGACATCTTCATCGACGGCCGCCGGGTCAACGACATTCCCGCTGCCAAGCGGGGCATCGGCTTCGTCTTCCAGAACTACGCCTTGTTCCGCTATATGACCGTTTTCGATAACGTCGCCTTCGGCCTGGAGATACAGAAGCGGCCGAAAGATGAGATACGCCGCCGCGTCCTGGAAATGATCGACCTCGTCGGCCTTTCCGGCATGGAAAAGCGCTATCCCAACCAGCTCTCCGGCGGTCAGCGCCAGCGCGTGGCCTTTGCCCGGGCTCTGGCACCGAATCCCCAGGTCCTGCTCCTGGATGAGCCCTTTGCCGCCATCGACGCCAAGGTCCGCCAGGAACTGCGCAACTGGCTGAAGGATACGATCCACCGCGTCGGCATTACCAGCATCTTCGTCACCCACGACCAGGATGAAGCCGTCGAAGTGGCCGATGAAATCATCATCACCAACCACGGCCGTATCGAACAGGTTGGCACACCGCTGGACATATACCGCCAGCCGCAGACACCTTTTGTAGCTCAATTTATCGGAACTCCGGTTGTCATCAATAACTGCAACATCCTCACAGGGTTTCTCAGCATCGGACAAGGAAAACAAGCCATTGTCCGGCCGGAATTTCTCAAGATCTATAAATACGGTACAATGAAGCAGTATATCAGT containing:
- a CDS encoding sulfate/molybdate ABC transporter ATP-binding protein, with amino-acid sequence MYVEMKHIEKNYGSFHASRDVSFGIDKGKLVALLGPSGSGKTTILRMLAGLENPNSGDIFIDGRRVNDIPAAKRGIGFVFQNYALFRYMTVFDNVAFGLEIQKRPKDEIRRRVLEMIDLVGLSGMEKRYPNQLSGGQRQRVAFARALAPNPQVLLLDEPFAAIDAKVRQELRNWLKDTIHRVGITSIFVTHDQDEAVEVADEIIITNHGRIEQVGTPLDIYRQPQTPFVAQFIGTPVVINNCNILTGFLSIGQGKQAIVRPEFLKIYKYGTMKQYISAAEEGTVEAVVFRGSHLDVTVRIKGLAVHGEYSFDDPPLNVGETVQVLIYRLYVLDGDKTYLKENSAMTSADVFYI